Proteins encoded by one window of Cloeon dipterum chromosome 2, ieCloDipt1.1, whole genome shotgun sequence:
- the LOC135937962 gene encoding uncharacterized protein LOC135937962 isoform X1, with translation MDLLGRLIEVQNGLAALVAGPGCPPAATWGRRLAAHPAAFVALVLVLWAGVHRAFAACTQALLLRMGLTRVRAGRAAAAAWEAGAAAGAALLSAAQLDGRPSAASAEWPPAHVAAYVAVVAACQAEALWRRPDAEAATRLLVPVAALAARWPDLGFEFCLHASGVQLLRQIGRLALSLRLRTTALCFFCAFALAWCACYSYLMPGWMQSVAAAPPAADDLGPGLVFLLAALVAHAIAAFLHSPVASWVRGVVGGCSVSEWLEVSLFPSTDLRLSRLQQRLCRPEEPRPQRHNNQSGARTLYQLMRCECVPLVPRTLTPLHPPGRPDAAAAQGARHARPKFTLDHLLAS, from the exons ATGGACCTGCTGGGCCGGCTGATAGAGGTGCAGAACGGGCTGGCGGCCCTGGTGGCCGGGCCAGGGTGTCCGCCGGCCGCGACCTGGGGCCGGCGGCTGGCCGCGCACCCGGCCGCCTTCGTGGCCTTGGTGCTGGTGCTGTGGGCCGGCGTGCACCGCGCCTTCGCCGCCTGCACGCAG gcgctgctgctgcggatGGGCCTGACGCGGGTGCGCGCGGGccgcgcggcggccgccgcctgGGAGGCGGGCGCggccgccggcgccgcgcTGCTCAGCGCCGCGCAGCTCGACGGCCGGCCGTCGGCGGCCTCTGCCGAGTGGCCGCCGGCGCACGTCGCCGCCTACGTGGCCGTGGTGGCCGCCTGCCAGGCCGAGGCGCTGTGGCGGCGGCCGGACGCGGAGGCCGCCACGCGCCTCCTCGTGCCCGTGGCCGCCCTGGCCGCCCGCTGGCCCGACCTGGGCTTCGAGTTCTGTCTGCACGCGAGCGGCGTGCAGCTGCTGCGCCAAATTGGCCGCCTCGCGCTCAGCCTGCGCCTGCGCACCACCGCTCTCTGCTTCTTCTGCGCCTTCGCCCTCGCCTG GTGCGCGTGCTACTCTTACCTGATGCCAGGGTGGATGCAGAGCGTAgccgcggcgccgccggcAGCCGACGACCTGGGGCCCGGCCTGGTCTTTCTGCTCGCCGCCCTCGTCGCCCACGCCATCGCCGCCTTCCTCCACTCA CCGGTGGCGTCGTGGGTGCGCGGCGTGGTGGGCGGGTGCTCGGTGTCCGAGTGGCTGGAGGTGAGCCTCTTCCCGAGCACCGACCTGCGGCTGAGCAGGCTGCAGCAGCGCCTCTGCCGGCCCGA AGAGCCGCGGCCGCAGCGCCACAACAATCAGTCCGGGGCCAGGACGCTGTACCAGTTGATGCGCTGTGAGTGTGTCCCTTTGGTGCCACGAACCCTGACCCCTTTGCACCCGCCAGGTAGGCCGGACGCTGCTGCAGCGCAAGGCGCGCGCCATGCGAGACCGAAATTCACCCTCGACCACCTCCTAGCCTCGTGA
- the LOC135937962 gene encoding uncharacterized protein LOC135937962 isoform X2, giving the protein MDLLGRLIEVQNGLAALVAGPGCPPAATWGRRLAAHPAAFVALVLVLWAGVHRAFAACTQALLLRMGLTRVRAGRAAAAAWEAGAAAGAALLSAAQLDGRPSAASAEWPPAHVAAYVAVVAACQAEALWRRPDAEAATRLLVPVAALAARWPDLGFEFCLHASGVQLLRQIGRLALSLRLRTTALCFFCAFALAWCACYSYLMPGWMQSVAAAPPAADDLGPGLVFLLAALVAHAIAAFLHSPVASWVRGVVGGCSVSEWLEVSLFPSTDLRLSRLQQRLCRPEEPRPQRHNNQSGARTLYQLMRCRTLLQRKARAMRDRNSPSTTS; this is encoded by the exons ATGGACCTGCTGGGCCGGCTGATAGAGGTGCAGAACGGGCTGGCGGCCCTGGTGGCCGGGCCAGGGTGTCCGCCGGCCGCGACCTGGGGCCGGCGGCTGGCCGCGCACCCGGCCGCCTTCGTGGCCTTGGTGCTGGTGCTGTGGGCCGGCGTGCACCGCGCCTTCGCCGCCTGCACGCAG gcgctgctgctgcggatGGGCCTGACGCGGGTGCGCGCGGGccgcgcggcggccgccgcctgGGAGGCGGGCGCggccgccggcgccgcgcTGCTCAGCGCCGCGCAGCTCGACGGCCGGCCGTCGGCGGCCTCTGCCGAGTGGCCGCCGGCGCACGTCGCCGCCTACGTGGCCGTGGTGGCCGCCTGCCAGGCCGAGGCGCTGTGGCGGCGGCCGGACGCGGAGGCCGCCACGCGCCTCCTCGTGCCCGTGGCCGCCCTGGCCGCCCGCTGGCCCGACCTGGGCTTCGAGTTCTGTCTGCACGCGAGCGGCGTGCAGCTGCTGCGCCAAATTGGCCGCCTCGCGCTCAGCCTGCGCCTGCGCACCACCGCTCTCTGCTTCTTCTGCGCCTTCGCCCTCGCCTG GTGCGCGTGCTACTCTTACCTGATGCCAGGGTGGATGCAGAGCGTAgccgcggcgccgccggcAGCCGACGACCTGGGGCCCGGCCTGGTCTTTCTGCTCGCCGCCCTCGTCGCCCACGCCATCGCCGCCTTCCTCCACTCA CCGGTGGCGTCGTGGGTGCGCGGCGTGGTGGGCGGGTGCTCGGTGTCCGAGTGGCTGGAGGTGAGCCTCTTCCCGAGCACCGACCTGCGGCTGAGCAGGCTGCAGCAGCGCCTCTGCCGGCCCGA AGAGCCGCGGCCGCAGCGCCACAACAATCAGTCCGGGGCCAGGACGCTGTACCAGTTGATGCGCT GCCGGACGCTGCTGCAGCGCAAGGCGCGCGCCATGCGAGACCGAAATTCACCCTCGACCACCTCCTAG